A single region of the Chelonia mydas isolate rCheMyd1 chromosome 4, rCheMyd1.pri.v2, whole genome shotgun sequence genome encodes:
- the RPS3A gene encoding 40S ribosomal protein S3a has translation MAVGKNKRLTKGGKKGAKKKVVDPFSKKDWYDVKAPAMFNIRNIGKTLVTRTQGTKIASDGLKGRVFEVSLADLQNDEVAFRKFKLITEDVQGKNCLTNFHGMDLTRDKMCSMVKKWQTMIEAHVDVKTTDGYLLRLFCVGFTKKRNNQIRKTSYAQHQQVRQIRKKMMEIMTREVQTNDLKEVVNKLIPDSIGKDIEKACQSIYPLHDVYVRKVKMLKKPKFELGKLMELHGEGGGTGKPSGDETGAKVERADGYEPPVQESV, from the exons ATGGCGGTCGGCAAGAACAAGCGCCTCACCAAGGGCGGCAAGAAAGGCGCTAAGAAGAAAGT GGTCGATCCCTTCTCAAAGAAGGATTGGTACGATGTCAAGGCACCTGCAATGTTTAATATCCGAAACATTGGGAAGACACTCGTCACCAGGACCCAAGGAACCA AAATTGCCTCTGATGGACTTAAGGGCCGTGTGTTTGAAGTGAGTCTTGCTGATCTGCAGAATGATGAAGTTGCCTTCCGTAAATTCAAGCTGATTACAGAGGATGTTCAGGGCAAAAACTGTCTGACCAACTTCCATGGAATGGACCTCACCCGTGACAAGATGTGTTCCATGGTCAAAAAATGGCAG ACAATGATTGAAGCCCATGTTGATGTCAAAACTACCGATGGCTATCTACTGCGCCTCTTTTGCGTAGGTTTTACCAAGAAGCGCAATAACCAGATTCGCAAGACCTCATATGCCCAGCACCAGCAGGTCCGCCAAATTCGCAAGAAGATGATGGAAATCATGACACGGGAGGTGCAGACTAATGACCTGAAAGAAGTTGTCAATAAGCT GATCCCAGACAGCATTGGCAAAGACATAGAAAAAGCTTGTCAATCCATCTACCCTCTTCATGATGTGTATGTCCGCAAAGTGAAGATGCTTAAGAAGCCCAAGTTTGAAT TGGGCAAGCTGATGGAACTGCACGGTGAAGGTGGTGGCACTGGAAAACCTTCTGGGGATGAGACAGGCGCTAAAGTAGAGCGAGCCGATGGATATGAGCCCCCTGTGCAAGAGTCTGTCTAG